From a region of the Rhinolophus sinicus isolate RSC01 linkage group LG04, ASM3656204v1, whole genome shotgun sequence genome:
- the MRPS2 gene encoding small ribosomal subunit protein uS2m isoform X1, with protein MAPAPVLPRLLSAGVWPRPLRLHVLKAMAPEPGQPSIRTLGSTAAPAISEPEGSSSNTDLQDRILREPLRHSDFFNVKELFSVRSLFDARVHLGHKAGCRHRFMEPYIFGSRLDQDIIDLEQTATHLQLALNFVAHVAYRRGIILFMSRNRQFSHLIESTARACGEYAHTRYFKGGLLTNAPLLLGPGVRLPDLIIFLHTLNNVFEPHVAVRDAAKMSIPTVGIVDTNCNPCLITYPVPGNDDSPPSVQLFCELFRKAIVRAKEKRKQLEALYRLQDQAGASAQGPTNPPSLGTPAGLGVGHSL; from the exons ATGGCGCCCGCGCCCGTCCTACCCCGTCTACTGAGTGCGG GTGTGTGGCCCAGGCCGCTCCGGTTGCACGTCCTCAAAGCGATGGCCCCAGAGCCGGGCCAGCCGAGCATCAGGACTCTGGGAAGCACCGCGGCCCCTGCCATCAGCGAGCCCGAGGGCAGCAGCAGTAATACAG ATCTGCAGGACAGGATCCTCAGGGAGCCCCTCAGGCACTCCGACTTCTTCAATGTCAAGGAGCTGTTCTCTGTGAGAAGTCTCTTCGATGCCCGGGTGCATCTGGGACACAAAGCCGGCTGTCGGCACAG GTTTATGGAGCCCTACATCTTTGGGAGCCGCCTGGACCAGGACATCATCGACCTGGAACAGACGGCCACGCACCTGCAGCTGGCCTTGAACTTCGTGGCCCATGTGGCCTACCGCAGGGGCATCATCTTGTTCATGAGCCGGAACCGGCAGTTCTCACACCTGATCGAGAGCACGGCCCGGGCCTGTGGCGAGTACGCCCACACCCGCTACTTCAAGGGCGGCCTGCTGACCAACGCCCCCCTTCTCCTGGGCCCCGGCGTCCGCCTGCCTGACCTCATAATCTTCCTGCACACTCTCAACAATGTCTTCGAGCCCCACGTGGCCGTGAGAGATGCGGCCAAGATGAGCATTCCCACCGTGGGCATCGTGGACACCAACTGTAACCCCTGCCTCATCACCTACCCCGTGCCTGGCAATGACGACTCGCCCCCATCCGTCCAGCTCTTCTGCGAGCTCTTTCGGAAGGCCATCGTCCGGGCCAAGGAGAAGCGGAAGCAGCTCGAGGCCCTGTATCGACTGCAGGACCAGGCGGGGGCCTCGGCCCAGGGCCCGACCAACCCTCCTTCCCTGGGAACACCGGCCGGGCTGGGTGTGGGTCATTCCTTGTGA
- the PIERCE1 gene encoding piercer of microtubule wall 1 protein isoform X2 — MSEENPRECEESVEPAAQALPEKTGDYYRIAEDLPVRFNNPAWFRGYRTQEPASVYRTSNQAYGSRAPTVHEMPVSSKEGHVCRQLAAGGMFQNNTLNTDIEKSIVTGADNHITPYDRLNFHPSYNISRPSICD, encoded by the exons ATGTCCGAGGAGAACCCCCGAGAGTGTGAGGAGTCTGTGGAGCCCGCGGCCCAGGCCCTCCCGGAGAAAACCGGCGACTACTACCGCATAGCCGAGGACCTACCGGTCAGGTTCAACAACCCGGCGTGGTTTCGGGGCTACAG GACCCAGGAGCCCGCCTCGGTGTACAGGACCAGTAACCAAGCTTACGGGAGCAGAGCCCCCACGGTGCACGAGATGCCAGTAAGCAGCAAGGAAGGGCACGTGTGCAG ACAACTTGCCGCTGGTGGAATGTTCCAGAACAATACTTTGAACACGGACATAGAGAAGAGCATTGTGACAGGTGCCGACAACCACATCACCCCCTATGACCGGCTCAACTTCCACCCCAGTTACAACATCAGCAGGCCGTCCATTTGTGATTGA
- the MRPS2 gene encoding small ribosomal subunit protein uS2m isoform X2, with protein MAPAPVLPRLLSAGVWPRPLRLHVLKAMAPEPGQPSIRTLGSTAAPAISEPEDLQDRILREPLRHSDFFNVKELFSVRSLFDARVHLGHKAGCRHRFMEPYIFGSRLDQDIIDLEQTATHLQLALNFVAHVAYRRGIILFMSRNRQFSHLIESTARACGEYAHTRYFKGGLLTNAPLLLGPGVRLPDLIIFLHTLNNVFEPHVAVRDAAKMSIPTVGIVDTNCNPCLITYPVPGNDDSPPSVQLFCELFRKAIVRAKEKRKQLEALYRLQDQAGASAQGPTNPPSLGTPAGLGVGHSL; from the exons ATGGCGCCCGCGCCCGTCCTACCCCGTCTACTGAGTGCGG GTGTGTGGCCCAGGCCGCTCCGGTTGCACGTCCTCAAAGCGATGGCCCCAGAGCCGGGCCAGCCGAGCATCAGGACTCTGGGAAGCACCGCGGCCCCTGCCATCAGCGAGCCCGAGG ATCTGCAGGACAGGATCCTCAGGGAGCCCCTCAGGCACTCCGACTTCTTCAATGTCAAGGAGCTGTTCTCTGTGAGAAGTCTCTTCGATGCCCGGGTGCATCTGGGACACAAAGCCGGCTGTCGGCACAG GTTTATGGAGCCCTACATCTTTGGGAGCCGCCTGGACCAGGACATCATCGACCTGGAACAGACGGCCACGCACCTGCAGCTGGCCTTGAACTTCGTGGCCCATGTGGCCTACCGCAGGGGCATCATCTTGTTCATGAGCCGGAACCGGCAGTTCTCACACCTGATCGAGAGCACGGCCCGGGCCTGTGGCGAGTACGCCCACACCCGCTACTTCAAGGGCGGCCTGCTGACCAACGCCCCCCTTCTCCTGGGCCCCGGCGTCCGCCTGCCTGACCTCATAATCTTCCTGCACACTCTCAACAATGTCTTCGAGCCCCACGTGGCCGTGAGAGATGCGGCCAAGATGAGCATTCCCACCGTGGGCATCGTGGACACCAACTGTAACCCCTGCCTCATCACCTACCCCGTGCCTGGCAATGACGACTCGCCCCCATCCGTCCAGCTCTTCTGCGAGCTCTTTCGGAAGGCCATCGTCCGGGCCAAGGAGAAGCGGAAGCAGCTCGAGGCCCTGTATCGACTGCAGGACCAGGCGGGGGCCTCGGCCCAGGGCCCGACCAACCCTCCTTCCCTGGGAACACCGGCCGGGCTGGGTGTGGGTCATTCCTTGTGA
- the PIERCE1 gene encoding piercer of microtubule wall 1 protein isoform X1, giving the protein MSEENPRECEESVEPAAQALPEKTGDYYRIAEDLPVRFNNPAWFRGYRTQEPASVYRTSNQAYGSRAPTVHEMPKVFYAQSNKFSRQLAAGGMFQNNTLNTDIEKSIVTGADNHITPYDRLNFHPSYNISRPSICD; this is encoded by the exons ATGTCCGAGGAGAACCCCCGAGAGTGTGAGGAGTCTGTGGAGCCCGCGGCCCAGGCCCTCCCGGAGAAAACCGGCGACTACTACCGCATAGCCGAGGACCTACCGGTCAGGTTCAACAACCCGGCGTGGTTTCGGGGCTACAG GACCCAGGAGCCCGCCTCGGTGTACAGGACCAGTAACCAAGCTTACGGGAGCAGAGCCCCCACGGTGCACGAGATGCCA AAAGTATTTTATGCACAATCGAATAAATTTTCCAGACAACTTGCCGCTGGTGGAATGTTCCAGAACAATACTTTGAACACGGACATAGAGAAGAGCATTGTGACAGGTGCCGACAACCACATCACCCCCTATGACCGGCTCAACTTCCACCCCAGTTACAACATCAGCAGGCCGTCCATTTGTGATTGA